The Mesorhizobium loti DNA segment GTACGCCTGCCGACGCCCGAAACTCTTCACGGAAGCAGACGGACCGCTTTCGGGACGGCGGTGCTGGAAACACGACTTTGCAGTCAGGAGCACTGCCCGGTCTTAGCAGCGATCTCTCTGGCTTGGCTGGGAGCAGTCACCCGATTGTTAGGAAAAATTTGCCATGCTGCCTGGTAATCGTTGTCTTAGTCTGTTCATTCAGTGGGTAACGGCACCAAGTCAAGCCGCGGGACGAATTCCTCCAAATCTTCGTCAAGCGGCGGCGGTTCTTCTTCTGCCTCCTGCTTAGGTTCGACCATCAGCAGGCCAACCACGATCAGCGCCAAGGAAACCCAGGTGAGCGCTGGTATCGCTTCACCCAGCAACAGCATGCTCCAGCCTATGCCGGCCGCAGTTACCGCGTAGGCGTTCTGGCTTGCGAACACTGCGCCTGTGCTGGAGATCAGCGCGATGAAAAGCAGCATCGCCAGATTTCCGGCAACGGCCATCAGAACGACAATCACGCCAAGCCTTCCAGTTAACAAACCAACCGGTATGAAATCCCCGTAGAAAGCTGCCAGCGGGATCAGCATCAGAATCGAAGCAACCAGGACAATGCCTAACAGAGCGACGCTATCGATAGCTGCTGGCTTGAACTCCGAGAGGTAAATATCCTCGGTCGCATAAGTGACTGGGATGACCAGCGCAATGGCAAGCCACAACCAGTTGGTGGCCATTTCCCCCGGCTCTCCATAGAAAAGGATGATGACGATGCCGACGAGACCCAGACCAAGTCCCAAAAACCGCTTCATGCTGGGCGCTTCAGTCCGCATCAAGGCCGCGAACAGGAATACCGCAAATCCCTCTAACACAATGACAATCGAAACGATGAATGCCGGAAGCTTGCTTGTCAGCCAATAGACCAGCACCTGATTGATCACCGAGCTGATGAACGCAAGGATGATGACAAACCTCCAATCCGAGCGCGTAAGGTCAGAGAGGCTCGGCATTGTCCTGCGCTTCACGCTTATCCCGACGCAGAACACAGCTCCGATAAAGTCGATAAGGATCGCCAGCCCTATAGGGTGAGCTTCAACGAGAGAGGCCATCTTCGACAGCGGCACGACAAGGCCCCACAGTCCTCCACACGCCAACAGCAGCAATGCGCCGCGGAATGTGCGGATATTCTGCCGCATCTTCCGCTCGCGCTCATAGACCTTCTGGGCCATCGTGGCAAAGACAGTGGCGAGCTTGCCCAGACCATCCGCTCTGCCTGCAACATCGCGGATGCCTAGCTTTGAAGGGTTGAACCTTCCGCTTTCCAGGGTTGCGGCCGCCTTCGTCAGTTTGGCCACCTGGCGCAAATATTCCCTCTCGATGTCGCGCAGTCTCTTCTTCTCGATGCAGGTGGAAATCCGCGCCTTGAGAAGCGCGAGTTCAAAATCCTTGGGCAAGAAATCCTCAGCGCCCAATTCGATCGCCTTTACGACGCTGCTCATTTCATCGTCGAGCCCGGAAATCACGATTACCGGCACATCCCGCGTCCGGGACAACGCCTTGAGGCTCGTCAGCACCTCGAAGCCGTCCATCGCCGGCATCATGATATCGAGAAGAATAAGATCGAAATTTTCGGTGGCGAGCAGATCAAGAGCCGTTCTTCCGTCCTCTACTGCCTCGGCTTCATGTCCGAGAGCCTCGACGGATTTCTTGAGCTTGATCCTTATGGTCCGAGAGTCGTCGACAATGAGAATCCGGCCAGGGTTGCTCACGCTATATCACCAGATTGAAGATTGTTCGAAGCTCTGTAATGGCGGCATCGAATGCACGCTGTGCCTCGCCGATTTCCGGAAGATCCGTCGGCTGGCCGCTCGCGCACCGCGCCTCCACCCGAGCGCAGATTTGGCTGAGTTCGGCCGCTCCCATATCCCGCGCGTTAGATTTCAGGGAGTGGGCAGCCCGTCGGACCGCAGCATGGTCGGAGGCCCGACCCGACGACCACATGTCCTGCATGATGGATGGCCCTTCTTCTAGAAAGGACTCCACAAGCTCTAGAAGGTCAGCCTCTTCGCCACCGACAAGCTTACGCAGCTTGTCCAGTGCCTCTCTGTCGATCGCCACAACATCCCCCGATGTATGCTTCGTCCGGCTACGACCAGTCACCGCGAATTTCTCTGGGTACTGGCACAGTACGATCGAAAGTGAACTCCCTGCTTCGTTTGTCAGAGTTCCATCACGCTCAAAACGCAGACTATCGCAGCTCTACTAAATTAGCGATAGCGCATGTAATCAAACGATGCTGCCACGATACCGGTGCCGATTGCGCCAAGGCCCGCCGTTGCATTTAGAACCCAGGCACGCCTGCTTCCTCAAAATCACCCGGTGCGCCCGCGAGCCGCTGCCCGGAATTCATCACGGCCTTGTTAAGCGAGGCAATGAGATCTTCGACGCGCAGCGGCTTGCTGAGGTAGTCGTCCATCCCTGCGTCCAGATACCTCTCGCGATCGCCGGCCATCGCGTTGGCGGTCAGGGCAATGATGAATGGCTGACGCAGCTGTTTGGTATCGGAAGCGCGGATCAATCTTGTCGCTTCGAGACCATCCATGTCAGGCATTTCGATATCCATCAGGATAACATCGTGGCTGCCTTGGGTGTATGCAGCGACCGCCGACTGTCCGTCGACCGCCAGGTCCGGCTTGTACCCCAGGCGCTCGAGCACCTTGGAGCCAAGCTTCCGGTTGGTGGCGTTGTCGTCCACCAAAAGAATTTGAAGTGGAAATGTCTTCGCCATCGAATTATCGAAAGCGGGAACCTTCGGCTGATCAGTTCGGATGTGGCGTGTCGGTGCCCCGATAAAGATCGACAGCAGCGCATTGAGCAACGGCGATGGCTTGATCGGCTTGGAGAGCGTGGCCGCGAACTTGATGCTCTCCATCTCCCTTTTCTTGTCTTCGGGCATGGGCACTATTGAACTGAGCAGCACCAACGGAACACTGCCCTTGCCGTCGAGCGCTCGTATTTGAGTGGCCAGTTCGATCCCGTCCATGTCGGGCATGTTCATGTCGAGAACGATGACGTCGAAGACCTCGCCTCCGGCAAGCCTTCGAAGCGCGTCGGCAGGATGTTCGCTTTCGGATGCAGCCATGTTCCAGGACTGCGCCTGCAGGGACATGATGCGCCGGTTTGTTGCGTTGTCGTCGACGACCAATAGCCGCTTGCCGGTCAGCTCATCCCTTGCTGGCGGCGCGTGAGCCGGCTTTTGGCTTGAAGCTACCGGCGCGCGGATGGTGAAAAAGAACGTCGTGCCTTCTCCCTCAACGCTCTCTACCCAGACCTCGCCGCCCATCAGTTCGACTAGACGCCTGCTGATCGCCAAACCGAGTCCGGTACCGCCATAACGTCTTGTTGTGGAGGCATCGACCTGGCTGAATGATTTGAAGAGACGATCCATTCGATCCTTGGCTATGCCGATCCCGGTGTCTCGCACCGCGAACTGGAGCGTACACGCCTTTCGCCCGGCTTCCTGTGGACCGGTGTCCGTGGCTTTGGACGGCACCTCCATCACGGAAAGCACGACCTCCCCTCGCTCTGTGAATTTGACGGCATTGTTGAGCAAGTTGATCAGAACCTGGCGCAGACGGTTGCCGTCAGCGACAATCGTTTCCGGCGTGCCGGGCTCGACCACGTAGCCGAGATCCAGTCCCTTCTCCGCCGTCCTCGGCGCGACCAGGTCTATCGCGCTTTCGAGACACTCACGCAGTTCGAATTGCCGCGGATCGAGATCGAGCTTGCCCGCCTCGACCTTGGAGAAATCGAGTATGTCGTTGATGATGGTTAGCAGTGCTTCCGCGCTGTTGTTTATCGTCTCGCCGATTTCCCGCTGTTCATCGTCAAGCTTAGTAGCGAGCATCAGGTTGGCCATGCCGATAACGCCGTTCATCGGTGTGCGGATTTCGTGGCTCATTGTCGCTAGGAACGTGCTCTTTGCTTCGTTGGCTGCTTCGGCCGCTTCCTTCGCCTGTTGCAGGGCCAGGGACAACTGCTTGAGCTGCGTTACGTCCTGAGTGGACGACACGATGCGAGACCAGTCATTTGCTGGATCCTCCGGGAGCTGAACTGTCTCGACGAGATAGAGATCGCGTCCGCTAAAATCCTTGTCGACGACCTCGGTTGATGTGTGCAGTCGGCCATCGAGATATTGGGCGACGGCGTCCGGGTAGGTCGCCCAGGAGTGTTCACCAGTATCTGCCTCCAGGCGAACGCGTAATGCGTCCTTGTTATCAGCGCCGTAGAGCCGAACCAGTGCATCGTTGAAATCGATCCAGCGTACGGAACTGTGCAGTGACTCAGCAACTTGCGGATTATCGTGGAGGTAACCACGGATATCGCTGATCCCCTGCCTCACCAGACCATCGACGATAACCTTGAGGCCTGACCAATCCTCCTCCCAAAGCGGAATCGGGGCTGATTCAAAAAGTTGTCGGAACCGTGCTTCGCTCTGGCGAACGGCAGCCTCGGTGTACTTGAGTTCACTAAACAGCTGCGCGTTGTGCAAGGCGGCGCCGGCAGTGGCGGCGATCGTCGAAAGCAAACGGAGGGAGTCATCATTGAACATGCCCTCTCGTGTCGTACTCTGCACACTGATCACGCCGACATTGCCTTGAGTCGTCTTGATCGGGACGCCAAGATACGATAGCGCATCCTTGCCCACTGGGGTTGCCCCGATTTCCGCGCCGCGCTCGGCCACATCTTGGTTGATGAGCAACGGCTCTCCAGTTTCCAGGATTTTGCTCGTCAGGCCTTCGCCGAGCCGAAGCGTGGTAAAGGCTTCGCCAAACTGGTAGGGGAAATGAATGAGCTTCGTCTTTGGATCAAGCAAGGCCACATAAACAATGTCGGCGCTGAAGATTTCCTGCATCTGGTCGCCGATCAACTGGATCGTGTTGCCAAGTTCGGCTTCGCCGACCAACGCCTGACTGACCTTGCTGATCGCGCCTACTTCGGCGGCGCGCTGTTGCGTTTCCTTAAGAAGTCTCTGGGTCTCGTCGAACAGGCGGGCGTTGGCGATCGCAACACCCATGTTGGAGGCTATGGTCTGCAGCAAGCGTACGTGGTTCTCGTCGAATGCGTTCTTTTCGTAGCTTTGTACGCTAACCACGCCGAGCGTTCTGTCGCCCGAATTGATAGGCACGCCAATGTATGAAGAGGTCCTGTCCTCTTCGAACGGAAAATAGGCACCGCGCCTTTTTCCTTCCTCCATGGTACTGAAAACCAACGGCCTTCCGGTGGAGATGATTTCCGATGTGAGTCCTATCCCCAGCGGGAAAGGCTCGATCTTCTTGTAACCCCTATAGTAAGCGTAGGGAACTCGGACCATGCCGGATTGGCTGTCGTGCAACAGAATCTCGCTGACCTCGGTGCCGAAGGCCTCTCTCACCTTATCGCCCACCAGTCGAATGACGGTATCGACATTTAGCGACTTCGTCATCGCTTCGCCGACGCTGTTGAGAATGGCCATTTCCTTGGCGCGATCTTGCGCCACTTTGAGGAGCCTCTGCGTCTCGTCGAAGAGGTAAGCGTTGGCTATGGCAACGCCCATGCTGGACGAGAGGCCTTGCAGCAGGCGCACGTGATCTTCGTTGAACACGTGCTTCTCATAGCTTTGCACGCTGACCACACCGAGCGTTCTGTCCCCGGCAATGATCGGAACGCCCAGATATGACTCGGTCCTGTCTTCCTCCGTCGGCATCAGCGCGCCCAGAGCAATGTGTTCGTCAATATTCCCCAAAAGCAGTGGCTTGCCGGACAATATGACTTTGGAAGTCAGGCCTTCGCCCATGACAAATGGTTCAGGGTCCTGGTAGTCGCGGTAGAACGCGTAAGGTACAGTGATCATATCGGACTGGTCATCGCGGAGCAGGATTTCGGTTACCTCGCTGCCAAACATCTCGCGAACCTTGTCGCCGACTATACGGGTCACCGTCTTGACATTCAGCGTTTTGGCAGTCGCCTCGCCGACGCTGTTGAGAATGGCGAGTTCCTTTGCGCGGTCTTCCGATACTTTCAGCAGTCGCTGGGTTTCGTCGAAAAGGCGCGCGTTTGCAATCGCGACGCCCATGCTGGAGGATAACCCTTGCAGCAGGCGTATGTGATCTTCGTTGAAGGCATTCTTCTCGTAACTCTGCACGCTGACAACGCCCAGAGTTCTGCCTCCGGCAATGATCGGTACGCCGATATACGATTCTGATCGCTCCGCTTCAGTGAGCGCGATCACATCGAACTCGAGGGACTGCTCAAACGTCGCGAGAACTAGTGGCTTTCCAGAAAGAATGACCTTGGAGGTAAGTCCCGCGCCCAAGGTGAAGGGCTCGACGTCCTGGTACTCGCGGTAGAATGAATACGGCACGGTGATGATATCAGAGACCTGGTCGTGCAACAGAATTTCGGTGATGTCCGCCCCGAATATTTCTCGCACCCGATCGCCGACGATGCGGGTCACCGTCTTGACATTTAGCGTCTTCGCCATCGCGTCGCCGACGCTGTTGAGGATGGCCAATTCCTTGGTGCGTTCCTCGGCGAATTGGATCAGACGCTTGTTTTCAACGGACAGACGTTGAAGTTCGAACGCCGCGACTGCATTGATATTTTCCAATTCGGCAATACGCCGGCCGGCGGATGCCAAGCGATTGGCAAGATCGCTTTCGACTGAGTCCTGCATATTGGCTTCTCCCACCCTCCGCCAACTTCAACGGAATGCATTCCCACCCGTATATTAGCAAGTAGTGTTACATGCCGGGCGCCTGATTGACAGTACGGGCGAGGCGAGACCTTAGGGGCGAAGCTGGACTCCATGTGTGCTTTCGGGCGTCAGCAAGATCTCCTCCAATGGCTGATATCGGGCGGTGGGTTCAATAGGTCGCCGCAACACTCTTAATCTGAGAGGAGGTGTTGCATGGTGACGTCACGGATCTGGTTTACGTCAGCGCAGAAGGCCGAGCTTTGGGAGCGATGGAAGCAAGGTCAGAGCATTTCGTCGATCTCGCGGGCACTGGATCGCCGGAACAAGACCGGCGTTCAGCGGATCGTATCCTTACACGGCGGCATTGCTCCGTCAGCAAGGCGTAGAGCGGCCTCGGCGCTCGGGCTGGCGGAGCGCGAAGAGATCTCTCGCGGGATCGCGGCGGGTCTCGCAATACGCGCTATTGCACGAAGTCTCGGGCGATCCCCATCGACAATATGTCGCGAGATCTCGCGCAATGGCGGTGCACAAACGTATCGTGCAACCCGGGCTGACAAGCATGCTTGGGAGCGAGCGCTGCGCCCGAAGCAGTGTCGCCTGGCATGCTCTGGACGGCTACGATGGCGGGTGGCGCAAAAGCTGGCGCTGCAATGGTCGCCGGAGCAGATAGCGGGCTGGTTGAGGCGAGAGTACCCGGGCGATCCAAGCATGCGGATATCTCATGAAGCGATCTATCGCAGTCTATTCATCCAGTCGCGAGGGGTGCTCAAGAAGGAACTGACAGCGCACCTGCGTACCAAACGACAGATGCGCCTCGCCAAAGGCGCACAGAGCCGGACGGGGCAAGGACAAATACTCGATATGATCTCCATCCGCGACCGCCCCGCCGAGGCGGAGGATCGTGCCATCCCAGGTCATTGGGAGGGTGATCTGCTCACCGGTGCTAACGACACGAACATCGCCACCCTCGTCGAGCGACACAGCCGGTTCACTATGCTTGTGAAGTTGGCGAGAAGGGACTCGGCGACCGTCGTGAGGGCCATCGCCGAGAAGATCGGCACATTGCCCGAAGAGTTGCGGCGCTCGTTGACATGGGACCAGGGCAAGGAGATGGCTCGTCACAAGAGCTTCACCGTTGCCACCGACCTACAGGTCTACTTCTGCGATCCGCGCAGTCCCTGGCAGCGCGGCAGCAACGAAAATACCAACGGTCTGCTCAGGCAGTACTTTCCCAGAGCAACCAACTTCTCCCACGTCTCGCAGGACCAACTCAACGCCGTCGCCCTGCGGCTCAATCAGCGCCCCCGAAAAATCCTGGACTTCGAAACGCCGGCCGATAGGCTACAGAGGGTGTTGCAATGACCTATTGAACTCACCGGCGCAAAGCTGCCATTCACGTCATGGAGACGGGCGTCGGCTCCGGGTCAGATTTGCCCTGTCCCACTGGTCATCACGCCCAACTCCGCAGGAAATATCGCGGGGTTTCCGAGTGGGGGGAAAGGCGGTAGCGCACTCCCGCTACCATTTGGTCAATAAGATCAATTGGATACGTGGGCATCCGCTACCGTTAGCCATGCTGATTGCTCTCACTAGCATCGGCACACGAACCCGCCAGTCGCCCCGTGCAGACAAACGAGGCTCGGCAACGGTGCCCTACTCAGCAGCCATAACTGGTCGCATTTCCAGTTCCTCCGTCGAAACCTCATGGATTTCATCCGCAGTCGGGACCTCATCCGCAGTCGGCTTGATCCGGAACCACGCGGTGTAGAGCGCGGGAAGGAAGAGCAGGATCAACACCGTGCCGGCCGCCGTTCCGCCGATCAGCGTATAGGCCATTGAACCCCAGAATACGGAGTGTGTGAGGGGGATGAAGGCGAGCACGGCAGCAAGCGCGGTCAAAATGACGGGCCGTGTACGCTGCACCGTGGCCTCGATGACAGCGTGATAGTCATCAATGCCGGCAGCACGGTTCTCCTTTATCTGTTCGGTCAGGATCAGCGTGTTGCGCATCAGGATGCCAGCCAGTCCTATCATGCCCAGAATGGCGTTGAACCCGAAGGGCTGGTGAAAGGTGAGCAGCATCGGTACGACGCCGACAAGGCCAAGCGGTGCCGTCAGCATGACCATGAACATCGTTGAGAAGGATCGCACCTGCAGCATGATGACGATCAACATGGCGGCTATCATAGCCGGGAAGACTTTAGCTAGCGCGGTGTTGGCCTTTTCAGCCTCTTCGATTGATCCGCCCATTTCGATGCGATAGCCGACCGGAAGGGACGCAATCAGCGGCTGAAGGGCCTTCATGATCTGCTTGGAGACCTCCGGAGGCTGGGTCGCCTCATTGATGTCCGCGCGGATCGTGACAACAGGCGTGCGGTCGCGCCGCTTCAGGATCGGCTCCTCCTGACGGATTTCCGAATGCCCGATCTGGTCGAGCGGAATCGAGCGGCCGTCTCGACTCACGAGTGAGAAATCCGCCAGACGCGCCGGATCCAGCCGCTCGCCGCCGGCGCTGCGCGCCACGATGGGGACGTTGCGGATGTCCTCGCGAACCTGCGTAACGGGGATGCCGGTGAGAAGGAATTGCAGTTGCTGTGCCACCTCCGCCGGCGAGAGGCCGATGAGGTTCAGCCGATCCTGATCCGGGACGAAGCGAAGCACGGGCGTGCGATTGCCCCAGTCGCGGTTGGCTTGCCGCACATCCGGAACGCTCCGCATGATGTCGAGGGCCTTTTCGGAAATGCTGTAGAGTTGCTTGGAATCGGGTCCCATGACCCGGAACTCGACTGGGAACGGCGTGTAGGGGCCGAACACGAGCTGCGTGACGCGGACATACGCCTCGGGTGCAAGACCCTGCGCCACCGCCTCTCGGAGCCGGTTCTTCAACGCCTCACGCCCCTCGGCGTCCGGGGTTAGCACGACGATCTTGGCGAAGGCGGGATCAGGAAGCTCCGGGGCCATTGCGAAGAAGAAGCGCGGAGCGCCCTGACCGACATAGCTCGTGACGATCTTGGCCTCGGGCTGTCTGTCCAGCCAATTTTCGAGCTTCTCGACGGCTGCGGTCGTTGTCTCGATGCTACCACCTTCCGGCAGGCGAACCTCCACCAACACCTCGGGACGGTCGGATGTTGGAAAGAACTGCTGTTTGACGCCGGCCATACCGACGACTGAAAGCGCGAAGGCGATGCCAACAATACCGCAGGTTAGGAACCTATGGCGCACGGCAAATGTGATGGCCCGCCGCAAACGTCGATAGTTACGCGTGTCGTAAATAGCGTGGTGACCGCCTTCGACCGGTTTGATCGCGGGCAGCATCTTGACACCGAGATACGGCGTAAAAACCACCGCGACGATCCATGAGACGATGAGGGCGAACCCCACGACCCAGAAGATGTTGCCGGCGTATTCGCCGGCCGTCGATCGCGCAAATCCCACCGGCACGAAGCCGGCGATCGTCACCAGTGTTCCCGATAGCATCGGCGCAGCAGTGTGGCTCCATGCATAGGCCGCCGCCTTGATGCGGTCCATGCCCTCCTCCATCTTCACCACCATCACCTCGATGGCGATGATGGCGTCGTCCACGAGTAGACCAAGCGCCAGGATGAGGGCGCCGAGCGTGATGCGATCGAAGAACCGGCCGGTCTCCAGCATGATGAGGAACACGACGGCGAGCGTCAGAGGGACGGCAGCCGCTACGACGATCCCGACGCGCCAGCCCATGCTGATCAGGCTGATCAGCAGCACGACGCCGAGCGCCATCGCGAACTTCAACATGAATTCGTCGACCGCCGAGGTGATGTTGACGGCCTGGTCGCTTACCTTGTCGAGCGTCACGCCGAGCGGCAGTGTCTGTGTGATCACGGCAGTCCTGTCCTCCAGGGCCTTGCCCAGCGCACGACCGTCCCAGCCCTCCTGCATAACCGCCGCGAGCACGATGGTGGGCTCGCTCTGGCGTCGGATGAGGTATGTGGGAGGGTCCTCATAGCCACGGCTGACTTCGGCGATGTCGGAGAGCTTCAGCGTCCGCCCCCCAGCGACAATCGGCGTGTCGGCGATCGCCTGAACGCTGTCATAGGCACCGTCGACCCGAATGAAGAGGCGCGGCCCCATTGTGTCGATCGAGCCTGCGGGCGTGACCGTGTTCCGCCGCTGCAAGGCAGCGACGATGTCCTGTGCCGACACGCCGAGCGTTGCCAGCTTGGCGTATGAAAACTCCACGAATATCTGTTCGGGACGTTCACCAAGGATGTTGATCTTTTTGACGCCGGGCACGTGCAGGAGGTCCTGGCGGATCACCTCCGCCTGCCTCGCCAGTTCCCGCATCGGCATGCCTTTGGCCTTCAGCGCATAAAGAGCGAAGCTCACATCCGAATATTCGTCGTTCACGAAAGGGCCAAAGACGCCGGGCGGCAGGTTGGGCGCTTCATCCCCGAGCTTCTTGCGAGCCTGGTAGAACTCCTCCTGCACGCCGGATGGCGGTGTGCTGTCCTTCAGGGTGAGCGTCATGTACGCATAACCTGGCCGTGTGGTCGTCTCCACCCGGTCGTACCAGGTCAGCTCCTGAAGCCGCTTCTCCAACGGTTCGGCGACGAGGTCCTGCATCTCTCGCGCCGTCGCGCCCGGCCACGCCGTCGTGACCGTCATGGTCTTGATGGTGAAATTCGGGTCCTCCGCCCGGCCGAGCATGAGGAAGGCGTAGGCACCGGCAGCCACCAGCAGAAGGATGAAGAACAAGGTGACGGCGCGTTCGCGAACGGCGATCGCGGAAAGATTGAAGCTCATCAGTTGCTCCCGCTTTCGGACTCGGTCCGGACGCGAGCGCCTTCCTGCAGGAGGTGGGCGCCGAGCGACACAATGGGAACGTTGGAGTTCAAACCGGAGATCACGGCGGTTTCGCTGGTAACACGAACAAGCTGGACGGGCTGAAAGTGTACGGTTGAGGTGGCGCTGTCCAACACCCAAACGCCGGTCTTCCGGCCGTCATCAAGCACGGCTCCCAGTGGCACCTGGACCTCCGGCTGTTTCACCTGGCTTGCGAGCCGAATGGTTACCGTCGCGCCAAGCGGTGCCGCGGCAGCCTCACCGTCGAGCACATAGCGCGCCTCATACGTGCGGGTCTGGGCATCGGCGGAGTCCGACAGCTGCCGCAGATGCGCTGAATAACGACGCTCATCACCACCATACACGATGGCCTCGGCTACCGAGCCTATCGCTGGCCGGATCGTTTCGGGAAGCGCGACAACCGCTTCGCGTGGGCCGGCCTTGGCGGTCCGGATCACGGGCTGGCCCGCAGCGACGACCTGCCCCGGCTCGCCAAGCGTTTCAACCACCGTTCCATCAGCGTCCGCCAACAGGACTGCATAAGCCGCCTCGTTCTCGGCGACCCGTGCGTCGGCTTCGGCGGCGGCAAGTTGCGCTTGGGCTGTATCCATCGCAGCCTTCGCCTGCTCGTAGCGCTGCGGTGTAACCCAACCGGCGCGGAGCAAGCTGGCGTACCGCCGTTCATCCGGCTGCGTCTGAACGACTGTTGCGTGCGCTGCGTCAACGGCATTGCGTTTCGCCGAAAGCGCAAGGCGCAGATCGGTGTCGTCAATCCGCATCAGCGGCTGGCCGGCTTTGACCTCCTGACCGACGTCTACCAATCGTTCCACGATCTTGCCGGGAACCCGAAAGCCTAGATTGCTCTGCACCCTCGCCGCGATGACGCCGGTGAAGCCGCGCTCTAATCCGGTCACCGGCGCTGCCGATACGAGTCTGACAAAAGGCGCTTCCTGCCTTGGGTCGGTCACCAAAGGAGCCTCCTGCGCAGGAGTGGCAAACGTGGCGAATGCCGCCACCCATGACATCGCCGTCAGGGTCGATCCCAATACGATAACGGTTCTCTTTTTCACGCTCGTCGCCCCATCTCAAATTAGATTGCGTTCGACTTCTATATCGATTATAGATTACGAACGCAATCGAAAAGGAGACCGATGATGCGCGTGAGCCGAATCCAAGCCGCGGAAAACCGCGAGACCGTCATCAATGTGGCAAGCCGCCTTTTTCGCGAGCGCGGCTTTGACGGCATTGGCCTCAAGGATCTGATGAAGGGTGCAGGACTGACGCAGGGCGCCTTTTACAAGCAATTCGAGTCAAAGGAGGACTTGGCAGCGCAGGCGTCCAAGCGGGCGATGGAGAGCGCCAC contains these protein-coding regions:
- a CDS encoding cation efflux protein, producing MSFNLSAIAVRERAVTLFFILLLVAAGAYAFLMLGRAEDPNFTIKTMTVTTAWPGATAREMQDLVAEPLEKRLQELTWYDRVETTTRPGYAYMTLTLKDSTPPSGVQEEFYQARKKLGDEAPNLPPGVFGPFVNDEYSDVSFALYALKAKGMPMRELARQAEVIRQDLLHVPGVKKINILGERPEQIFVEFSYAKLATLGVSAQDIVAALQRRNTVTPAGSIDTMGPRLFIRVDGAYDSVQAIADTPIVAGGRTLKLSDIAEVSRGYEDPPTYLIRRQSEPTIVLAAVMQEGWDGRALGKALEDRTAVITQTLPLGVTLDKVSDQAVNITSAVDEFMLKFAMALGVVLLISLISMGWRVGIVVAAAVPLTLAVVFLIMLETGRFFDRITLGALILALGLLVDDAIIAIEVMVVKMEEGMDRIKAAAYAWSHTAAPMLSGTLVTIAGFVPVGFARSTAGEYAGNIFWVVGFALIVSWIVAVVFTPYLGVKMLPAIKPVEGGHHAIYDTRNYRRLRRAITFAVRHRFLTCGIVGIAFALSVVGMAGVKQQFFPTSDRPEVLVEVRLPEGGSIETTTAAVEKLENWLDRQPEAKIVTSYVGQGAPRFFFAMAPELPDPAFAKIVVLTPDAEGREALKNRLREAVAQGLAPEAYVRVTQLVFGPYTPFPVEFRVMGPDSKQLYSISEKALDIMRSVPDVRQANRDWGNRTPVLRFVPDQDRLNLIGLSPAEVAQQLQFLLTGIPVTQVREDIRNVPIVARSAGGERLDPARLADFSLVSRDGRSIPLDQIGHSEIRQEEPILKRRDRTPVVTIRADINEATQPPEVSKQIMKALQPLIASLPVGYRIEMGGSIEEAEKANTALAKVFPAMIAAMLIVIMLQVRSFSTMFMVMLTAPLGLVGVVPMLLTFHQPFGFNAILGMIGLAGILMRNTLILTEQIKENRAAGIDDYHAVIEATVQRTRPVILTALAAVLAFIPLTHSVFWGSMAYTLIGGTAAGTVLILLFLPALYTAWFRIKPTADEVPTADEIHEVSTEELEMRPVMAAE
- a CDS encoding transposase, ISlxx5, which codes for MISIRDRPAEAEDRAIPGHWEGDLLTGANDTNIATLVERHSRFTMLVKLARRDSATVVRAIAEKIGTLPEELRRSLTWDQGKEMARHKSFTVATDLQVYFCDPRSPWQRGSNENTNGLLRQYFPRATNFSHVSQDQLNAVALRLNQRPRKILDFETPADRLQRVLQ
- a CDS encoding Chemotaxis protein CheY, with amino-acid sequence MSNPGRILIVDDSRTIRIKLKKSVEALGHEAEAVEDGRTALDLLATENFDLILLDIMMPAMDGFEVLTSLKALSRTRDVPVIVISGLDDEMSSVVKAIELGAEDFLPKDFELALLKARISTCIEKKRLRDIEREYLRQVAKLTKAAATLESGRFNPSKLGIRDVAGRADGLGKLATVFATMAQKVYERERKMRQNIRTFRGALLLLACGGLWGLVVPLSKMASLVEAHPIGLAILIDFIGAVFCVGISVKRRTMPSLSDLTRSDWRFVIILAFISSVINQVLVYWLTSKLPAFIVSIVIVLEGFAVFLFAALMRTEAPSMKRFLGLGLGLVGIVIILFYGEPGEMATNWLWLAIALVIPVTYATEDIYLSEFKPAAIDSVALLGIVLVASILMLIPLAAFYGDFIPVGLLTGRLGVIVVLMAVAGNLAMLLFIALISSTGAVFASQNAYAVTAAGIGWSMLLLGEAIPALTWVSLALIVVGLLMVEPKQEAEEEPPPLDEDLEEFVPRLDLVPLPTE
- a CDS encoding component of multidrug efflux system, translating into MVTDPRQEAPFVRLVSAAPVTGLERGFTGVIAARVQSNLGFRVPGKIVERLVDVGQEVKAGQPLMRIDDTDLRLALSAKRNAVDAAHATVVQTQPDERRYASLLRAGWVTPQRYEQAKAAMDTAQAQLAAAEADARVAENEAAYAVLLADADGTVVETLGEPGQVVAAGQPVIRTAKAGPREAVVALPETIRPAIGSVAEAIVYGGDERRYSAHLRQLSDSADAQTRTYEARYVLDGEAAAAPLGATVTIRLASQVKQPEVQVPLGAVLDDGRKTGVWVLDSATSTVHFQPVQLVRVTSETAVISGLNSNVPIVSLGAHLLQEGARVRTESESGSN